A genome region from Arachidicoccus soli includes the following:
- the ilvB gene encoding biosynthetic-type acetolactate synthase large subunit translates to METLAITKEEESAKMAQPITSISGGQAVLEALIAEDVTTIFGYPGGAIMPIYDALYDYNDRLEHILVRHEQGGIHAAQGYARSSGKVGVVFATSGPGATNLVTGIADAMIDSTPLVCITGQVFAHLLGTDAFQETDVVNITTPVTKWNYQVTEASEIPHVLAKAFYIAKTGRPGPVLIDITKNAQIEKFDYTGYIPCNHIRSYRPKPKVRKEYVEQAAALINEAKKPFVLFGQGVVLGGAEKEFTNFIEKAGLPSAWTILGESAIPTAHPLNVGMLGMHGNYAPNVLTNDCDVLIAVGMRFDDRVTGRLDKYAKQAKIIHLDIDPAEIDKNVKTTVPVWGDCKETLPMLTELLDKKEHTEWLQHFRDLEKEEIKEVIHEELNPTSEIMSMGEVVKILNELTNDDAIIVTDVGQHQMVACRYAKFKNSRSNITSGGLGTMGFGLPAAIGAKYGAPDRTVVAIAGDGGIQMTIQELGTIMQFGADVKILILNNNFLGMVRQWQQLFNDKRYSFVNITSPDYVTVANGYHIPAKKIDKREDLKGALKEMLDHKGAYLLEIMVGKENNVFPMVPQGCSVSEIRLK, encoded by the coding sequence ATGGAAACTTTAGCTATAACAAAAGAAGAGGAATCTGCAAAAATGGCCCAACCTATTACTAGTATCTCGGGCGGCCAAGCGGTTTTGGAAGCATTAATCGCGGAAGATGTTACAACTATTTTCGGTTACCCGGGCGGAGCTATTATGCCTATTTACGATGCACTATATGACTATAATGATAGATTGGAACATATCTTGGTTCGCCATGAACAAGGTGGTATTCATGCTGCACAAGGCTATGCGCGTAGCTCAGGTAAAGTAGGTGTAGTATTTGCAACCAGTGGTCCGGGTGCAACAAATTTGGTTACTGGTATTGCCGATGCGATGATTGATAGTACGCCATTGGTTTGTATTACAGGACAAGTATTTGCACACCTTTTGGGAACTGATGCCTTTCAAGAAACAGATGTAGTAAATATTACTACTCCTGTTACCAAATGGAATTATCAGGTAACTGAAGCTTCTGAAATTCCTCATGTTTTAGCTAAAGCATTTTACATTGCAAAAACTGGAAGACCAGGCCCAGTATTGATTGATATTACGAAGAATGCACAAATAGAAAAATTCGATTATACAGGTTATATCCCATGCAATCATATTCGGAGTTATCGCCCAAAACCAAAAGTGCGGAAAGAATATGTTGAACAAGCCGCTGCATTAATTAACGAAGCAAAAAAACCCTTTGTATTATTTGGGCAAGGTGTAGTCTTGGGCGGCGCTGAAAAAGAGTTTACAAACTTTATTGAGAAAGCTGGATTGCCTTCCGCCTGGACTATTTTAGGAGAAAGTGCTATTCCTACGGCACATCCACTAAATGTGGGAATGCTGGGAATGCATGGTAACTACGCTCCTAACGTTTTGACAAATGATTGTGATGTTTTAATTGCCGTGGGAATGCGATTTGATGACCGCGTTACTGGTCGATTGGATAAATATGCAAAACAAGCAAAGATTATACATTTGGATATTGATCCTGCAGAGATTGATAAGAATGTAAAAACGACTGTTCCTGTATGGGGCGATTGTAAAGAGACATTGCCCATGCTTACCGAATTATTAGATAAGAAAGAACATACTGAATGGCTTCAACATTTCCGCGATTTGGAGAAAGAAGAGATAAAAGAAGTCATTCATGAAGAACTTAACCCTACGAGCGAAATAATGTCAATGGGTGAAGTTGTAAAAATCTTAAATGAATTGACCAATGATGATGCCATTATAGTAACTGACGTTGGTCAACATCAAATGGTGGCATGCAGATATGCCAAATTCAAAAATTCGCGCAGTAATATTACCTCGGGTGGATTAGGTACAATGGGTTTTGGATTACCTGCGGCCATCGGTGCAAAATATGGTGCACCTGATAGAACAGTAGTGGCAATTGCCGGTGATGGAGGTATTCAGATGACCATTCAAGAATTGGGTACAATCATGCAGTTTGGTGCGGATGTGAAAATTTTAATTTTAAATAATAATTTCTTAGGGATGGTGCGTCAATGGCAGCAATTGTTTAACGACAAGCGTTATTCCTTTGTAAATATTACCTCACCAGATTATGTAACTGTAGCGAATGGATACCATATTCCAGCAAAAAAAATTGATAAACGCGAAGATTTAAAAGGCGCATTAAAAGAAATGCTTGATCACAAAGGCGCTTACCTTTTAGAAATAATGGTAGGCAAGGAAAATAATGTGTTCCCCATGGTGCCACAAGGTTGTAGCGTGAGTGAAATTCGTTTGAAGTAA
- the ilvD gene encoding dihydroxy-acid dehydratase translates to MSELNKYSKTLTQDETQPGAQAMYYAIGFKDEDFKKAQVGIASMGWDGNPCNMHLNDLATSIRTSVNKEEDLLGLRFHTIGVSDGISMGTDGMRYSLVSRDVIADSIETNAGAQYYDAIITVPGCDKNMPGSIMAMARLNRPSIMLYGGTIAPGHYQGEDLNLVSAFEALGQKIAGNLEEADFKAIVRHACPGAGACGGMYTANTMASAIEALGMSLPNSSSNPALSKEKQEECSAIGKAIKILLEKDIKPSDIMTREAFENAITVIMVLGGSTNAVLHLIAMAKSIGVKLTQDDFQAVSNKIPVLADFKPSGKYLMEDLHQYGGVPAVMKYLLSKGLLNGNCLTVTGKTVAENLAEAPDLDFEKQDIIHPLERPLKATGHLQILYGNLAEGGSVAKISGKEGERFEGTARVFDGEHDLIKGLSSGRVHAGDVVVIRNIGPKGAPGMPEMLKPTGAIIGAGLGKTVALITDGRFSGGTHGFVVGHITPEAYEGGLIGLVNDDDIIEIDATKNTLILKVSEEEIAKRKAVWKRPAPKATKGVLYKYAKFVKSAAEGCVTDED, encoded by the coding sequence ATGAGCGAATTAAATAAATATTCCAAGACCCTTACACAAGATGAAACGCAGCCTGGTGCACAAGCCATGTACTATGCTATTGGTTTCAAAGATGAAGATTTTAAAAAAGCACAAGTTGGGATCGCCAGTATGGGATGGGATGGCAATCCTTGTAATATGCATTTAAACGATCTTGCTACATCAATTAGAACAAGTGTAAACAAAGAAGAAGATTTATTAGGATTAAGATTTCATACAATTGGGGTGAGTGATGGTATCAGCATGGGAACAGATGGCATGCGATACAGTCTGGTAAGTCGTGATGTAATAGCTGATAGTATAGAAACCAATGCGGGTGCACAATATTATGATGCAATAATTACCGTTCCGGGTTGCGATAAAAATATGCCGGGTTCTATTATGGCGATGGCGCGTCTTAATCGCCCTTCAATAATGTTATATGGCGGCACCATTGCACCGGGGCATTATCAAGGAGAGGACTTAAATTTGGTTTCTGCATTTGAAGCCTTGGGGCAAAAGATCGCGGGTAATTTAGAAGAAGCAGATTTTAAAGCAATCGTTCGCCACGCTTGCCCAGGTGCAGGTGCTTGTGGCGGTATGTATACGGCAAATACAATGGCTAGTGCGATTGAAGCCTTGGGAATGAGTTTACCTAACTCTTCTTCTAATCCGGCTTTAAGCAAAGAGAAACAAGAAGAATGTTCAGCCATTGGCAAGGCTATTAAAATTCTCTTAGAAAAGGATATTAAACCTTCCGACATTATGACGCGTGAAGCATTTGAAAATGCAATTACGGTAATAATGGTATTGGGCGGAAGTACAAATGCAGTTTTGCATTTAATTGCAATGGCCAAAAGTATAGGCGTAAAATTAACACAAGATGATTTCCAAGCTGTCAGTAACAAAATCCCAGTGTTAGCTGACTTTAAACCAAGTGGAAAATATTTGATGGAAGATCTGCACCAATATGGAGGTGTCCCAGCAGTAATGAAATACCTTTTAAGCAAAGGGCTACTTAATGGAAATTGCTTAACAGTAACAGGAAAAACTGTGGCAGAAAACTTAGCAGAAGCACCGGATTTAGATTTTGAAAAACAAGATATTATCCATCCTTTAGAAAGGCCATTAAAAGCAACAGGTCATTTACAAATTCTATATGGCAATCTTGCTGAAGGTGGAAGTGTCGCAAAAATAAGCGGTAAAGAAGGCGAAAGATTTGAAGGCACAGCGCGCGTATTTGATGGAGAACACGATTTAATTAAAGGCCTGAGTTCAGGTAGAGTTCACGCAGGAGATGTGGTCGTTATTCGTAATATTGGTCCTAAAGGCGCACCTGGAATGCCTGAAATGTTAAAACCCACTGGAGCCATTATAGGGGCAGGTTTAGGCAAAACTGTTGCCTTAATTACCGATGGCAGATTCAGTGGCGGCACGCACGGTTTTGTGGTGGGACATATTACGCCGGAAGCGTATGAAGGTGGATTAATTGGTTTAGTTAATGATGATGATATTATCGAAATAGATGCCACCAAGAACACTTTAATTTTAAAAGTTTCAGAAGAAGAAATTGCTAAGCGCAAAGCAGTTTGGAAACGACCTGCGCCAAAAGCCACAAAAGGTGTTTTATATAAATATGCAAAATTTGTTAAGTCAGCTGCAGAAGGTTGTGTAACGGATGAAGATTAA
- a CDS encoding class I SAM-dependent methyltransferase, with translation MEHSDAVELLVNFGQTSALDNVLDVACGPGLVLCAFAKIAREATGIDITPTMLELAKKQQQIAGLQNIQWDLGNVENLPYADNSFSIVVSRYSFHHFKQPKRVLQEMYRVCQEKGRILIADFTLSEENLKSFNLMEKLRDSSHVQAFSFQAFQNMLENSGLKNIRFTTYKIEMKLEDQLLASFPNEGDADKIRQLFKDDLIENRMGINARLINNEMYFTYPINVYIGYK, from the coding sequence ATGGAACATTCTGACGCAGTGGAATTATTGGTAAATTTTGGCCAAACATCTGCACTAGATAATGTATTGGATGTAGCATGTGGGCCAGGTTTAGTATTGTGTGCATTCGCTAAAATTGCTAGAGAAGCTACCGGCATTGACATTACTCCGACGATGTTAGAACTGGCAAAAAAACAACAACAAATAGCCGGATTGCAAAATATACAATGGGATTTAGGTAATGTTGAGAACTTACCTTATGCGGACAATTCGTTCTCTATCGTTGTATCTCGCTATAGCTTTCATCATTTTAAGCAACCAAAAAGAGTATTGCAGGAAATGTATCGCGTATGTCAGGAAAAGGGAAGAATATTAATTGCTGATTTCACCTTATCTGAAGAAAATTTGAAATCATTTAATTTAATGGAGAAATTGCGTGACAGTTCACATGTGCAAGCGTTTTCTTTTCAAGCCTTTCAAAATATGCTTGAAAATTCTGGTCTTAAAAATATCCGATTTACTACTTATAAAATAGAAATGAAATTGGAAGACCAGTTGCTGGCATCATTTCCCAATGAAGGCGATGCGGACAAAATAAGACAGTTGTTTAAAGATGATTTGATTGAAAATAGAATGGGCATTAATGCACGATTAATTAACAATGAAATGTATTTCACTTATCCCATCAATGTATATATTGGTTATAAGTGA
- the leuB gene encoding 3-isopropylmalate dehydrogenase — protein sequence MEKNITVILGDGIGPEVTEQSIKILNAIGDQFGHKFKYDYQLMGAIAIDETGNPLPDATIESCLKSDAVLFGAIGHPKYDNDPNAKVRPEQGLLKIRKSLQLFANIRPITTYSALQHLSPLKQERLDGADFVIFRELTGGIYFGEKKINEEKTVASDLCEYSRPEIERIAHLAFQYAQKPERRKKLTLVDKANVLETSRLWRKVVQEIAAQYPDVKVDYMFVDNASMQIIINPKQFDVVLTENMFGDIISDEASVLSGSLGLLPSSSVGTGTALFEPIHGSYPQAAGKDIANPIGSILSAAMMLDYFEMNEEATLVRNAVAWTLAHGFVTQDIDAENNYGTSVIGELIKDFVEQKLPADINKKYMDLGKSTII from the coding sequence CGGCATCGGTCCGGAAGTTACAGAGCAATCAATCAAAATTTTAAATGCTATTGGCGATCAATTTGGGCACAAATTCAAATATGATTATCAATTAATGGGTGCAATTGCTATTGACGAAACGGGCAATCCCCTACCCGACGCTACAATCGAAAGTTGTTTAAAAAGTGACGCTGTATTATTTGGCGCTATCGGGCATCCGAAATACGACAATGACCCCAATGCAAAAGTACGCCCGGAACAAGGTTTATTGAAAATTCGCAAGTCTTTACAATTATTCGCAAACATTCGTCCCATCACTACTTATTCTGCCTTGCAACACCTTTCCCCTTTAAAACAAGAAAGATTAGATGGCGCAGATTTTGTAATTTTCAGGGAACTTACTGGCGGTATTTATTTTGGCGAGAAAAAGATTAATGAAGAAAAAACTGTTGCCTCTGACCTTTGTGAATATTCTAGACCTGAAATAGAAAGAATTGCACACCTCGCTTTTCAATATGCACAAAAACCTGAGCGTAGAAAAAAATTAACATTGGTAGATAAAGCCAATGTACTGGAAACATCCCGCTTGTGGCGTAAAGTAGTTCAAGAAATTGCAGCACAATATCCCGATGTAAAAGTTGATTATATGTTTGTGGACAATGCTTCCATGCAAATCATCATCAATCCAAAACAATTTGATGTAGTACTGACTGAGAATATGTTTGGGGATATTATCAGCGATGAAGCGAGTGTGTTGAGTGGCTCATTGGGTTTGTTGCCTTCTTCCTCTGTAGGCACAGGGACTGCTTTGTTTGAACCTATTCACGGTTCTTACCCGCAAGCCGCCGGAAAAGATATTGCCAACCCAATTGGTTCTATACTATCTGCTGCGATGATGCTAGATTATTTTGAAATGAATGAAGAAGCTACATTGGTGCGCAATGCGGTAGCTTGGACATTGGCACATGGATTTGTAACACAAGATATAGATGCTGAGAACAATTATGGCACCAGTGTTATTGGCGAATTAATCAAAGATTTTGTTGAACAAAAATTACCAGCAGATATCAATAAAAAATATATGGATTTAGGAAAATCAACGATTATTTAG